The Arctopsyche grandis isolate Sample6627 chromosome 5, ASM5162203v2, whole genome shotgun sequence genome includes a window with the following:
- the Osi5 gene encoding osiris 5 — translation MERRSAIFCVLLVVVQSCIADQERSANAIDNEAGFDNFSFSHCEDKDTSLSCQSIRIARNVFQQLMKAKSSDGIGNLKIIDGVELVKTQNLAEGGRSLNDGTVLGKMAGYLQSHEIRVKLPDLVGKADINGAFSETLRSFDKQSALVETGRKKNKGDGGVMLMGLMMAKTLAAIGFGGLGLLTMKALMVSALALMLSAIIGVKKLASSGGDHDGGHQVHYVQAHDHHRRRRMIADPNNSEMPYSGWTHYTTS, via the exons ATGGAAAGGCGGAGTGCGATTTTCTGTGTCCTCCTCGTAGTAGTGCAATCTTGTATTGCCGATCAAGAGAGAAGCGCCAATGCTATCGATAACGAGGCCGGTTTCGATAACTTCTCGTTTTCTCACTGCGAAGATAAGGACACTTCCCTATCCTGTCAGAGCATCAGAATCGCCAGGAACGTATTCCAACAACTGATGAAGGCTAAGAGTTCGGACGGAATAGGAAACCTGAAGATCATCGATGGAGTCGAATTAGTCAAAACCCAAAACTTGGCTGAAGGCGGCAGGAGTTTGAACGATGGAACCGTTCTTGGAAAGATGGCTGGTTATCTTCAGAGTCATGAAATTCGCGTCAAGTTGCCCGATCTAGTCGGAAAGGCTGATATTAATGGAGCTTTTTCAGAAACTCTAAGGTCGTTCGATAAGCAATCTGCACTTGTGG aaactGGAAGGAAGAAGAATAAAGGCGATGGAGGTGTTATGCTGATGGGTTTGATGATGGCTAAAACTTTAGCCGCCATCGGTTTTGGAGGTCTTGGTCTTTTAACAATGAAG GCTTTGATGGTGTCAGCTCTAGCTTTGATGTTGTCGGCTATAATCGGAGTGAAGAAATTGGCTTCGTCTGGTGGAGATCATGATGGTGGTCATCAGGTCCATTATGTGCAGGCTCATGACCACCACAGAAGGAGGAGAATGATTGCAGATCCCAACAATTCTGAAATGCCGTACAGCGGATGGACCCACTACACCACCTCATAA